The following coding sequences lie in one Hydrogenobacter sp. genomic window:
- the thpR gene encoding RNA 2',3'-cyclic phosphodiesterase, whose amino-acid sequence MIRAFVGFFTTKRLQEQVEKLEKQTEHFLRGKWVEPQNLHMTFQFLGDVEEGKLIDIVKNIQEIAQRYKPVKVKYKSLGVFPSLERARVLWIGVSDGANNLKNLAKEITKANKRSGIKEEGKPFHPHVTVCRIKDFDRRKLKDLLKQYESTNFGEDTVDRIALVKSSLSSVGPVYTILEEFYFHG is encoded by the coding sequence ATGATCAGAGCCTTCGTAGGTTTTTTTACCACAAAGAGGTTGCAAGAGCAGGTAGAAAAACTTGAAAAACAAACGGAACACTTCTTAAGAGGCAAATGGGTAGAACCTCAAAATCTTCACATGACTTTCCAATTTCTGGGTGACGTTGAAGAGGGAAAACTCATAGACATAGTCAAGAATATACAGGAGATCGCACAAAGATACAAACCTGTAAAGGTAAAGTACAAGTCTTTGGGCGTTTTCCCTTCTCTGGAAAGGGCGAGAGTACTGTGGATAGGTGTGAGTGATGGTGCTAACAACTTAAAGAATCTCGCTAAGGAGATAACTAAGGCTAACAAGAGATCAGGTATAAAGGAGGAGGGTAAACCCTTTCATCCACATGTAACCGTGTGCAGGATAAAGGATTTTGATCGCAGAAAGCTCAAAGATCTTTTGAAGCAATACGAAAGTACTAACTTCGGAGAGGATACGGTGGATCGCATAGCTTTAGTTAAAAGCTCGCTAAGTTCTGTAGGTCCAGTGTACACTATTTTGGAGGAGTTTTACTTTCATGGATAA
- a CDS encoding ribonuclease H-like YkuK family protein, whose translation MPLIKNIEEVKEFIKGTSEKTAIYVGCDSRQVREKTVFVTVVVVHIDSCKGAKIFWRVERVSRIRSLRQRLMEEVSRAVFMALEISEVIGNRPFEVHLDINPNPEHNSSVILKEAIGYVLAQGLKPVVKPKSVAATTVADYITGMSAIG comes from the coding sequence ATGCCTCTAATAAAGAACATAGAGGAGGTGAAGGAGTTCATAAAAGGCACATCTGAAAAGACAGCAATTTATGTAGGTTGCGATTCAAGGCAGGTAAGGGAAAAAACGGTTTTTGTTACTGTTGTGGTGGTACATATAGATTCGTGTAAAGGTGCAAAGATCTTTTGGCGTGTGGAAAGGGTGAGCAGGATAAGATCTTTAAGGCAGAGACTTATGGAAGAAGTAAGCAGGGCTGTGTTTATGGCTCTTGAGATATCTGAGGTTATAGGAAACAGACCCTTTGAGGTGCATCTGGACATAAATCCCAACCCCGAGCACAACTCAAGCGTCATACTGAAGGAAGCCATAGGTTACGTGTTAGCTCAAGGGTTAAAGCCCGTAGTTAAACCAAAATCCGTCGCAGCAACTACTGTTGCCGACTACATAACGGGAATGAGCGCCATAGGATAG
- the queC gene encoding 7-cyano-7-deazaguanine synthase QueC — MKGIIVLLSGGMDSATLLWLSKKEFNKVYAISFDYGQRHKVELKYAKELAKLAEVEEHFLVEVPHYKSVKGCALLDNALSIPKGDYPVNEPPVTTVPMRNLTFLSIAAAFADTLELEYIGIGVHALDTPYPDCRPEFVTSAEAAINASSIFVAKSKSRIHIYTPFLGMSKRDIALLGKSLGVPFEKTYSCYMGTEPPCGECPTCLQRKEALSFL; from the coding sequence ATGAAAGGTATAATAGTGCTTCTCTCTGGAGGAATGGATAGTGCTACACTCCTGTGGTTATCAAAGAAAGAGTTTAATAAAGTTTACGCTATCTCTTTTGATTACGGACAGAGGCATAAGGTAGAGCTAAAATACGCCAAAGAACTTGCCAAATTGGCAGAAGTTGAAGAACACTTTTTGGTTGAAGTGCCTCATTATAAGAGCGTAAAAGGTTGTGCTTTACTTGACAATGCTTTGTCAATACCAAAGGGTGATTATCCCGTAAATGAGCCGCCCGTGACGACTGTTCCTATGAGAAATCTCACCTTCCTTTCTATAGCAGCTGCCTTTGCGGATACCTTAGAACTGGAGTATATCGGTATAGGTGTTCACGCCCTTGACACCCCTTACCCTGATTGCAGACCCGAGTTTGTAACTTCCGCAGAGGCTGCTATAAATGCCTCCTCCATCTTCGTAGCAAAAAGCAAGAGTAGAATACATATCTATACACCTTTTTTAGGTATGTCCAAAAGGGATATAGCTCTTCTGGGTAAGAGTTTGGGAGTACCCTTTGAAAAGACTTACTCGTGTTATATGGGAACAGAGCCACCTTGCGGTGAGTGTCCCACCTGCTTACAAAGAAAAGAAGCCCTCTCTTTTTTGTAG
- a CDS encoding type III PLP-dependent enzyme — MVKETLDQKELQFQFAKRYFEEFIAKRESISSYLRPKETPLLVMDLDGIRERYANIERHMPNFRIYYAVKANDDINIIKTLAQRGSGFEVASCEELKKVLSAQVQPERIISSNPIKPEEFIDYAYSVGVNRFSVDSFTEVEKIAKVANRARVYVRLAVPNEGSDWPLSKKFGVDVDTALEILEYAREKGLVPYGITFHVGSQCNNYRNWFIAIRKSAELWEKARYRGFRLQMLNVGGGIPVKYTYEALRIEDIAYYIKGLLQKFFPNPPHELQIEPGRGLVGDQGIMITRIIGKAKRNDENWLYIDVGVFNGLAEALGGIRYPFYLEREGELKEWIVGGVSCDSMDVIARMVALPEPQVGDYLYILSTGAYTTVYASNFNGFPKPKIVYL, encoded by the coding sequence ATGGTTAAGGAGACATTAGATCAGAAGGAGCTACAGTTTCAGTTTGCCAAAAGATACTTTGAAGAGTTCATTGCCAAAAGGGAAAGTATTTCCTCCTACCTTAGACCAAAGGAGACTCCTTTACTCGTTATGGATCTTGACGGGATAAGGGAAAGATACGCAAATATAGAAAGGCATATGCCCAACTTCAGGATATACTATGCTGTAAAGGCAAACGATGATATAAACATAATAAAGACTTTAGCTCAAAGGGGTTCAGGCTTTGAGGTAGCTTCTTGTGAAGAACTCAAAAAAGTTCTGAGTGCACAAGTACAGCCTGAGAGGATCATATCAAGCAATCCTATAAAGCCTGAGGAGTTTATAGATTACGCCTATTCAGTAGGTGTAAATCGCTTTTCTGTTGATTCTTTTACTGAGGTGGAAAAGATAGCTAAGGTAGCAAATAGGGCCAGGGTTTATGTAAGGCTCGCTGTTCCTAACGAAGGTAGTGACTGGCCACTATCTAAAAAGTTCGGTGTTGATGTGGATACTGCACTTGAGATTCTTGAGTATGCAAGAGAAAAAGGGCTAGTACCTTACGGTATTACCTTCCACGTAGGCTCTCAGTGTAACAATTACAGGAACTGGTTTATAGCCATAAGGAAGTCAGCCGAACTATGGGAAAAGGCGAGGTATAGAGGTTTCAGGCTTCAGATGCTCAACGTAGGCGGTGGTATACCAGTCAAATATACTTACGAAGCGCTAAGGATAGAGGATATAGCTTACTACATAAAGGGTCTTTTGCAAAAATTTTTCCCCAATCCACCTCACGAGCTACAGATAGAACCAGGTAGAGGGCTCGTAGGTGACCAAGGTATTATGATAACGAGGATCATAGGCAAGGCAAAGAGAAACGACGAAAATTGGCTGTACATAGATGTTGGGGTATTCAACGGTTTGGCTGAAGCTCTCGGGGGCATAAGGTATCCCTTTTACTTAGAGAGGGAAGGAGAGCTAAAAGAGTGGATCGTGGGAGGTGTGTCCTGTGACAGCATGGATGTGATCGCCAGGATGGTAGCTCTTCCAGAACCACAGGTAGGAGACTACCTTTATATTCTCTCAACGGGTGCGTATACAACCGTCTACGCTTCAAACTTCAACGGTTTTCCGAAACCTAAGATAGTGTATTTGTGA
- a CDS encoding ATPase, T2SS/T4P/T4SS family, which yields MNYVSQILSYISGTPDITEIYLVPKAPPLDRKNGKLIRIMDAVLTSEDVRDTLLALRSYTSPTLGPLGSEGTFSFGIHNVGRLRVSYITQRGSYVVKIVKTPYEVPSLEKLCSDPKTVQHLDQLVRIHFCGILLVFGTNPVRVSTFVYSALQYVSRNYQKVILILEKPLSFLLRHDKSVIIQREVGIDTPTFEEGLKDVAYINPDIVYVAYGEILPDEDVFHIVKVAQLNTLVIFYSPYMNEEAVFKSFEKHKRIVKAVIKVEQAPEEKLHVIITNTLS from the coding sequence ATGAATTATGTATCCCAGATCCTGAGCTACATAAGTGGCACACCTGACATAACGGAGATATACCTCGTTCCTAAGGCTCCGCCCCTTGATAGGAAAAATGGGAAGCTTATTAGAATTATGGATGCTGTGCTTACTTCTGAAGATGTAAGGGATACACTTTTGGCTTTGAGAAGTTATACCTCTCCCACCTTAGGACCTTTAGGTAGCGAAGGTACCTTTTCTTTTGGAATACATAACGTAGGAAGGTTGAGAGTGAGTTACATAACCCAAAGGGGTAGTTATGTGGTAAAAATAGTAAAGACACCCTATGAGGTACCATCCTTAGAGAAGTTGTGTAGCGATCCAAAAACTGTTCAGCATCTGGATCAGCTTGTAAGAATACACTTTTGTGGTATACTACTTGTGTTTGGCACAAATCCTGTAAGGGTAAGCACTTTCGTATATTCAGCCCTTCAGTACGTATCCAGAAACTATCAAAAAGTCATACTTATCCTTGAAAAACCTCTTTCCTTCCTTTTGAGGCACGACAAGTCTGTAATAATACAGAGAGAGGTAGGCATAGATACGCCGACATTTGAGGAAGGCTTGAAGGATGTAGCTTATATAAATCCCGATATAGTATACGTTGCATACGGAGAGATCCTACCTGATGAAGATGTATTTCACATAGTTAAGGTGGCACAACTCAACACCTTAGTAATATTTTACTCTCCTTACATGAATGAGGAGGCTGTATTTAAGAGCTTTGAAAAGCACAAAAGAATTGTCAAAGCTGTTATAAAAGTGGAACAAGCCCCAGAGGAAAAACTTCACGTGATTATCACAAATACACTATCTTAG
- a CDS encoding Mrp/NBP35 family ATP-binding protein: MAVKDIIDALKGISIDNTKLSDLIKDIKLIGSSLEVVYRLPKKGLEEDIKQKTYQALESVPDVKSVNIRFIEGSPEPPTAFGQPAFTRRRVEGVKYLIAVGSGKGGVGKSTVAANLAVALLKSGYRVGLLDADIYGPSVPTLLGVKGERIHVDERNRLIPVEKYGLKVLSIGFLLPSEDTPVIWRGPMLMKALTQFLFDVNWGELDFLILDLPPGTGDVQLTLAQNVHMTGAIIVTTPQDVALADVKKATAMFKEVDVPVLGVIENMAYFVCPESGKKYYVFGKGKVMEFARAYNLQVLGSIPMDPEVAETSDVGMPVTLAHPESEVSKAFFSIAKLISERILRR; encoded by the coding sequence ATGGCGGTAAAGGACATAATAGATGCACTAAAAGGCATAAGCATAGATAATACCAAGCTTTCGGATCTCATAAAGGATATTAAACTCATAGGTTCATCTCTTGAAGTGGTGTATAGACTTCCCAAAAAGGGTTTAGAAGAGGATATAAAGCAAAAAACGTACCAAGCCCTTGAGAGTGTGCCGGATGTAAAAAGTGTAAATATAAGGTTCATAGAGGGATCACCAGAACCTCCAACTGCCTTTGGACAGCCTGCCTTTACAAGAAGGCGAGTTGAAGGCGTTAAATACCTAATCGCAGTTGGCAGTGGAAAGGGTGGTGTTGGTAAATCAACCGTTGCTGCCAACTTGGCTGTAGCTCTTTTAAAGTCCGGTTACAGGGTTGGTCTCTTGGATGCGGACATATATGGTCCGAGCGTACCTACTCTTTTGGGCGTAAAGGGGGAGAGAATACATGTTGACGAAAGAAACAGGTTAATACCTGTGGAAAAGTACGGTTTGAAGGTACTTTCAATAGGCTTTTTGCTTCCCTCCGAAGACACACCTGTCATCTGGAGAGGTCCCATGCTTATGAAGGCTCTCACCCAATTTCTCTTTGATGTGAATTGGGGAGAGCTTGATTTTCTAATATTGGACCTTCCACCCGGTACGGGAGATGTCCAGCTTACCCTCGCTCAAAACGTTCACATGACTGGAGCGATTATCGTTACCACACCTCAGGATGTAGCCTTAGCCGATGTAAAAAAGGCAACAGCCATGTTTAAAGAAGTTGATGTACCTGTACTTGGTGTGATAGAAAACATGGCATATTTTGTATGTCCAGAAAGCGGTAAAAAATACTACGTGTTTGGTAAAGGTAAAGTCATGGAATTTGCAAGGGCTTATAACCTTCAGGTACTCGGTTCCATCCCCATGGATCCGGAGGTGGCTGAAACTTCCGACGTTGGTATGCCTGTGACACTTGCTCATCCGGAGTCAGAGGTATCCAAAGCGTTCTTTAGTATAGCCAAACTTATATCTGAGAGAATTTTAAGGAGGTAA
- a CDS encoding cysteine desulfurase family protein: protein MFIKKVGQRVVYLDHIATTPVAQEVLEAMLPYFREHFGNPTSLHSFGQVTKKAINSAREKIATLINANSPEELIFTSGGIEANNLAIKGIAEAYEKKGRHIVSTEIEHHSILHPLKTLERKGWEVTYLKPDRYGLIHPDQVSEAVRQDTVLVSIGHSNREVGTIQDIKGLVQAAKAKNPKVIFHTDAAPTLGHYPVDVKDWGVDAASFTAHLMYGPKGVGALWTKKGVKIRPLIEGGTQERGVRAGTENVPGIVGFGAAAELTIKEIQDRMTRLSHYRDKLRKALEERLDYIEFTGHPTQRLPHHLSLIVHLIEGEAMLLRLDLMGIETASGSACVSLALKQSHVLFAIGVPKEVANGSLVFSFGRDNTEEDVDYVIEEFPKIIKLLRQISPFTPENWEQYVKSKK from the coding sequence ATGTTTATAAAAAAGGTAGGTCAAAGGGTTGTTTATCTGGATCACATAGCTACTACGCCGGTTGCGCAGGAAGTTCTGGAGGCTATGCTTCCCTACTTTAGGGAGCACTTCGGAAATCCCACATCTCTGCACAGTTTTGGTCAAGTTACAAAAAAAGCCATAAACTCAGCGAGAGAAAAAATAGCTACCCTCATAAACGCTAACTCTCCTGAAGAGTTGATCTTCACTTCTGGCGGTATAGAGGCTAACAATCTGGCGATAAAAGGTATAGCGGAAGCGTATGAGAAAAAAGGTAGACATATAGTTTCAACAGAGATAGAGCATCACTCCATACTTCACCCTCTCAAAACTCTGGAAAGAAAAGGCTGGGAAGTTACCTACCTAAAGCCAGATAGGTATGGTCTAATACATCCAGATCAGGTCAGTGAGGCAGTAAGGCAGGATACTGTCCTTGTGAGCATAGGTCATTCAAACAGGGAGGTAGGTACCATTCAAGACATAAAAGGCTTGGTTCAGGCTGCAAAGGCAAAGAATCCCAAGGTTATATTCCATACAGATGCCGCACCAACGTTAGGTCACTACCCAGTTGATGTAAAAGATTGGGGTGTGGATGCCGCATCTTTCACCGCACACCTCATGTATGGACCTAAAGGTGTGGGCGCTCTGTGGACCAAGAAGGGTGTCAAGATAAGACCTCTCATAGAAGGTGGCACTCAAGAAAGGGGGGTAAGAGCGGGAACGGAAAATGTACCGGGCATTGTGGGTTTTGGTGCTGCAGCTGAACTCACTATAAAGGAGATTCAGGACAGGATGACGAGACTCTCTCATTACAGAGATAAGCTCAGAAAAGCTCTTGAGGAAAGGCTTGATTATATAGAGTTTACTGGACATCCCACTCAGAGGCTACCTCATCACCTTTCGCTTATAGTACATCTGATTGAAGGTGAAGCTATGCTTTTGAGACTTGATCTCATGGGGATAGAAACTGCTTCCGGTTCCGCATGTGTTTCTCTCGCTCTTAAACAATCCCACGTGCTTTTTGCCATAGGTGTACCAAAAGAGGTGGCTAACGGTTCTCTGGTCTTTAGCTTTGGCAGAGACAACACCGAGGAAGATGTGGATTATGTTATAGAGGAGTTTCCCAAGATCATAAAGCTTCTCAGGCAGATATCACCCTTCACCCCGGAAAACTGGGAGCAATACGTAAAGAGTAAGAAGTGA
- the folK gene encoding 2-amino-4-hydroxy-6-hydroxymethyldihydropteridine diphosphokinase produces the protein MSVCYVSFGSNWGDRIENILKALTLLADWGNLEAVSTLYESLPWGVEDQPTFLNGVLKFNTELDPLKLLKVIKDIERRVGRKERYRWGPREIDLDILLYDRCIVMLSFLRIPHQHMLERDFVLFPLLELDENLMHPILEQPIKLFAGKLKNNLKPYACITSYSLRIAPSFPG, from the coding sequence ATGTCTGTCTGTTACGTATCCTTCGGAAGTAATTGGGGTGATAGAATAGAAAACATACTTAAGGCTTTAACTCTACTCGCAGATTGGGGGAACTTAGAAGCTGTATCCACCTTATACGAAAGTCTCCCGTGGGGGGTTGAGGATCAACCTACCTTCTTAAACGGAGTTCTCAAGTTTAATACCGAACTTGATCCCTTGAAACTTTTGAAGGTAATAAAGGACATAGAAAGGCGTGTGGGAAGAAAGGAACGCTATCGCTGGGGTCCCAGAGAGATAGATCTGGATATTTTATTATACGATCGATGCATAGTAATGCTCAGTTTCTTAAGAATTCCACATCAGCACATGCTTGAAAGGGACTTCGTGCTTTTTCCTCTCCTTGAGCTGGACGAAAACCTTATGCATCCGATACTGGAACAGCCTATAAAGCTCTTTGCAGGTAAGCTAAAAAATAATCTCAAACCTTATGCTTGTATCACTTCTTACTCTTTACGTATTGCTCCCAGTTTTCCGGGGTGA
- the cutA gene encoding divalent-cation tolerance protein CutA, with amino-acid sequence MRYYVVLITTPIDKAKDIAEHLISEKLGACINIVNEVNSIYWWKGNVEKDREALLIIKTAKEKLPHLITSVKSIHPYTVPEIIALPIESGNDDYLRWIDESLGISQGSS; translated from the coding sequence ATGAGGTATTACGTAGTTCTTATCACTACACCGATTGATAAAGCTAAGGATATAGCCGAACACCTAATAAGTGAAAAATTGGGAGCGTGCATAAATATTGTCAATGAGGTAAATTCCATATACTGGTGGAAAGGTAATGTAGAAAAGGATAGAGAAGCCCTGCTTATAATTAAAACAGCTAAGGAAAAACTTCCTCATCTCATAACCAGCGTAAAATCTATACATCCTTACACAGTACCAGAAATAATAGCCTTACCCATAGAATCAGGTAACGATGATTATCTCAGATGGATTGACGAATCCCTTGGGATATCTCAAGGAAGTTCCTAA
- a CDS encoding aminodeoxychorismate/anthranilate synthase component II: MKLLVIDNYDSFTYNLVQYFEILGCSVAVRRNDEITVEDIEKSKPDAVVISPGPCSPKEAGISVDVIRRFYNEIPILGVCLGHQAIGYAFGAKIVRAKNLMHGKTSIIYHTSEGIFKGIKNPFVAVRYHSLVIDRESLPSVLKITAESDDGEIMGVEHREYPVFGVQFHPESVLSEAGMDILRNFLEISQGIRQSI; the protein is encoded by the coding sequence ATGAAACTTCTTGTTATTGATAACTATGACTCTTTCACCTACAATTTAGTGCAGTATTTTGAGATTCTTGGCTGTAGTGTAGCTGTTAGAAGAAACGATGAGATCACAGTTGAAGATATAGAGAAATCAAAACCCGACGCAGTGGTGATATCACCCGGACCTTGCAGTCCGAAAGAAGCTGGTATATCCGTAGACGTGATACGGCGCTTCTACAACGAGATTCCCATACTGGGTGTATGCTTGGGACATCAAGCCATAGGTTACGCCTTTGGTGCAAAGATAGTAAGAGCAAAAAATCTCATGCATGGCAAAACATCCATAATATACCACACGAGCGAGGGGATATTTAAGGGTATAAAGAACCCCTTTGTGGCTGTGAGATACCACTCCTTAGTCATTGATAGAGAAAGCCTTCCATCTGTACTGAAGATAACCGCAGAATCTGACGATGGTGAGATCATGGGTGTTGAACATAGGGAATACCCAGTCTTTGGTGTGCAGTTTCATCCCGAATCGGTGCTTTCAGAAGCGGGTATGGATATACTTAGGAACTTCCTTGAGATATCCCAAGGGATTCGTCAATCCATCTGA
- the acs gene encoding acetate--CoA ligase, whose protein sequence is MVEERSETLLKVEEKYMPPQSIVESAWVRDYESLYQESIKDKESFWANVAEELHWFKKWDKVLEWNYPYAKWFVGGKINITYNCLDRHVKNGKRNKVAYIALDEDNREKKITYGELLELVNRIANGLRSLGVRKGDRVSIYMPNTIEAVACMLACARIGAIHSLVFAGFSEGALKLRIEDAKAKVLITASYTKRRGRKIDLLATAQRAIDGLEFVEKVIVWDRDGDVLNGDSKFFVSLDQLISSGSPNCDPEVMDAEDPLYILYTSGTTGKPKGVLHTTGGYMVGTYYTTKVVFDAKENDIYWCTADIGWVTGHSYIVYGPLAVGLTSLIVEGAPDYPDPGRWWSYVEKYRVNVFYTAPTAVRMFMKYGEQWPAKYDLSSLRILGSVGEPINPEAWHWYFKNIGRERCVIVDTWWQTETGMHMITTIPSYPSKPGKAGKPFFGIEALIVDRHGNVLPPNTIGNLVIKTPWPAMLRTCWGEPERYEKYWNTIPGYYLTGDLASYDEEGYIMILGRADDVLNVAGHRIGTMEVESAIVDYPAVAEAAVIGKPHEVKGESIKAFVILKKGYAPSEKLIEEIKHHVKQVLGAIAVPDEIEFVEKLPKTRSGKIMRRVLKAQELGLPVGDISTLED, encoded by the coding sequence ATGGTGGAAGAGAGATCCGAAACATTATTAAAGGTTGAGGAGAAGTATATGCCTCCGCAATCCATAGTAGAATCGGCATGGGTGAGGGATTACGAATCCCTATATCAGGAATCCATTAAGGATAAGGAATCCTTTTGGGCAAATGTAGCTGAGGAACTCCACTGGTTTAAAAAGTGGGATAAGGTGCTTGAATGGAACTATCCGTACGCTAAATGGTTCGTAGGTGGGAAGATCAATATAACTTATAACTGCCTTGACAGACATGTAAAAAACGGCAAAAGGAATAAGGTAGCGTATATTGCTCTTGATGAGGACAACAGGGAAAAGAAGATAACTTATGGAGAGCTTCTTGAACTCGTAAACCGTATAGCCAACGGGCTTAGATCTCTCGGAGTCAGAAAAGGGGACAGGGTGTCCATATACATGCCCAATACCATAGAAGCAGTTGCCTGCATGTTGGCATGTGCAAGGATAGGGGCTATACACAGTCTTGTCTTTGCAGGTTTTAGTGAGGGAGCTTTGAAACTCAGGATAGAAGATGCAAAAGCAAAAGTTCTTATAACCGCAAGTTATACAAAAAGAAGAGGCAGGAAGATAGACCTCCTTGCAACCGCACAAAGAGCTATAGACGGACTTGAATTTGTAGAGAAAGTCATAGTTTGGGACAGAGACGGAGATGTTCTAAATGGGGATAGTAAATTCTTTGTGAGTCTTGATCAGCTAATAAGTTCAGGCTCACCCAACTGTGATCCTGAGGTTATGGATGCCGAAGATCCTTTATACATACTCTACACATCTGGAACAACAGGTAAGCCAAAAGGTGTGCTTCACACTACTGGCGGTTACATGGTCGGTACATACTACACTACCAAGGTAGTTTTTGACGCAAAAGAGAACGATATATATTGGTGTACCGCAGATATAGGCTGGGTAACAGGACATAGCTATATAGTTTACGGTCCGCTTGCTGTAGGTCTAACTTCGCTGATCGTTGAGGGAGCGCCAGATTATCCGGATCCTGGAAGGTGGTGGAGCTATGTGGAAAAATATAGAGTCAACGTATTCTATACAGCGCCTACAGCTGTTAGGATGTTTATGAAGTACGGTGAGCAGTGGCCTGCCAAATATGATCTATCCTCTTTGAGAATCTTAGGATCTGTGGGCGAACCTATAAATCCGGAAGCATGGCACTGGTACTTTAAAAATATAGGAAGGGAAAGATGTGTAATAGTAGATACTTGGTGGCAAACGGAAACGGGTATGCACATGATAACCACCATACCGTCATATCCTTCAAAGCCCGGAAAGGCAGGCAAGCCTTTCTTCGGTATAGAAGCTCTCATCGTGGACAGACACGGTAATGTTCTCCCACCCAACACCATAGGCAATCTCGTCATAAAAACTCCTTGGCCAGCTATGCTCAGAACGTGCTGGGGCGAACCCGAAAGATACGAAAAATACTGGAACACGATACCTGGCTATTATCTGACGGGTGATTTGGCATCTTACGATGAAGAAGGGTATATAATGATCTTAGGTAGGGCTGATGATGTATTGAACGTAGCAGGACACAGGATAGGAACTATGGAAGTGGAAAGTGCCATAGTGGATTATCCGGCGGTTGCGGAAGCTGCTGTCATAGGCAAACCTCACGAGGTGAAAGGTGAATCCATAAAGGCTTTTGTCATACTCAAAAAGGGTTATGCACCTTCTGAAAAGCTCATTGAGGAGATAAAGCACCACGTAAAGCAAGTTTTGGGAGCTATAGCTGTACCTGACGAGATAGAGTTTGTAGAAAAACTTCCCAAAACGAGAAGCGGTAAGATAATGAGGAGGGTACTGAAAGCTCAAGAACTTGGACTTCCAGTTGGAGATATATCCACACTTGAGGATTGA
- a CDS encoding polymer-forming cytoskeletal protein yields MFGKREEVRVTNQEIKTLIGLGCLFDGNLTVSEGLMRIDGEIRGNISGKGGLILGERGIVKGDISLEKVIVYGRVQGNISAQSLELKSGSRVDGNIHVEELVIERGAVYNGECKMEGGSPPKEVQSSSVDISPTGSPSS; encoded by the coding sequence ATGTTTGGTAAAAGGGAAGAGGTAAGGGTTACCAATCAGGAGATAAAAACGCTCATAGGCTTAGGATGTTTGTTCGACGGCAATCTGACGGTGTCAGAAGGACTTATGAGGATAGATGGTGAGATAAGGGGCAACATAAGCGGTAAAGGAGGGCTTATACTCGGAGAGCGGGGGATCGTGAAAGGAGACATAAGCCTTGAAAAAGTGATCGTGTATGGAAGAGTCCAGGGTAATATAAGCGCACAAAGTCTTGAACTAAAATCGGGAAGCAGGGTTGACGGGAATATACATGTAGAAGAGCTTGTAATAGAGAGAGGGGCTGTTTATAATGGTGAGTGTAAGATGGAAGGGGGGTCACCCCCCAAAGAAGTTCAATCCTCAAGTGTGGATATATCTCCAACTGGAAGTCCAAGTTCTTGA